The Osmerus eperlanus chromosome 9, fOsmEpe2.1, whole genome shotgun sequence genomic sequence GCAACGTTAGTCTCAGGTCCAGTCATGTGGAGGAGACACATTAGCACGCGTGTCAGGAGGTGTCCCAACTGCAGAGACTCTGTCCAGGACGCTTACATACCGGGGTCAAGGAAGGTTCCGTTCGGCATGGCAACTAGTCTAACTAGTCTGTGACTTCACCTCCATCAACCTGAGTGACTGGTCACCATGACCCAATCTGGTCTGCTGTAGAGTGACTGGTCACCATGACGCAGTCTGGTCTGCTGTAGAAGAGGCTGCTACTGTGTGCCAGAAGGGGGCCTCAGAATATTgtttacattttaaaatgacCTTAGATTCTTTGAGGAaaaaattgatttttttttctttttacacaaacacaaatgcatAGAAATTATTAAGGCTGTTCACCTGCAGGTCAAAATTAGAGATTTAGGAGCAGGTTTCAGTTCGTTTTAAAATACAATTTCCATAAATTTGTGAAATCaatcttcattttttttttttttcgttttttaACATGatttcccccccccatccatttctataaaaaaaaaggtCCATATGCAAGTGTGTTCTCCAGACAGCGGTTTCAAGTTAAGAGTTCTTGGTGGCATGTCTGGTATTCAGTTCATCATCAGGAGGCGGTTAAGTCAGTCTCTTCAGGGCCTGGATGCCAGGCTGGCATCACGTTTGGCACAGTTCTGTGTGACACCGTCTCACCTCGAACAAGGACGCCCACAGCGCCCTCTCCTGGGGCCTCCGGGCACAGCAGGGGCTCAGTTTAACTGGATGGGGAGGTCCTCTCCGTACTTCCGCAGGAACTTGTCGTGGTTGTGGTCGACGGCCCAGAGCGGAGGGAGGTGGCGTGGCTGCATGGCGGACAGGAAGTGTTGCCTCCAGCGGCGCTCCAGGTCCATCAGGCCTCGGAGGCCACCCGCGGCATGCGCCTGCACCACCTTCAGCCCATGGGCCACGTAGCTCTCGTTGAAGATCCTGGGGACAAGAGACCAGGCGGGAGGTCAGGGCTCACATGTGGGATTAAGACggtcagacacacaaactcactcctCCGGGGTGAGTCACAAAGAAGtctcaggagcacacacacacacctggtctccAGGCCCGCGGCCTCCTGCAGTGCCTCCTCGCcgacctctccctcctcgctaCCGTAGAAACCCCTGATGACGGCCCGCAGCTCGTCGCGGCGCGCCTCGGGAAGCCCCTCCCCTGCGGTCAGGAGAGCCCGGGCGGCGGAGCGCACGCGGCGCCGCTCCGAGTCCTCCAGCGTCCGCACGCCCTCCTCGCACCCCTGGGGGGCGCTGTGCTCCTCGGCCAGCTGCTGCTTCAGGAAGCCGTCGTAGACGTTGGACGCGGCGTGACAGGAAGTGCACAGCAGCAGGATGTCATGGGAGTTGTGGTCCTTCATCTCGGTGGGGAAATGGCGTCTGTATTCGTGCGGGACAATGTTCTTCCTGTGGGCGCCAGACAGAGTTATTAATGTTGCTGAGGGATGAGGGGCAATAGACAAAAGTTACTGATGGAATGATAGAGGGATGTGGCATAAGGGCAGTTGGAAACATGCAGGCAGAATTATTGATGTGTGGATGGATAGCAGCGGTGTGTGGATGAGGGCAGAGGGCCAGACCTGATGTAGGAGTCTGCTTTGCCACAGACTACACACAGGTTCTCCTTGGCAGTCAGGTAATAATCCTGCTGGGAGTCTGGCCGCCCCGACGGCTCAAACAGCAGACGCACGATGAAGGGGTCCTCACTGAGCAGCTCTGTCAAGGTCAGATTCAGGGAGTCGGAGTCAGAGTTAAGAGTCAGATTCAGGGAGGCAAAAAGTTGAGTCAGGCAGCGGACCGTTTCATCTTTCTACCCTTCACTCCAACGCATACCTTCCCAAATGCCTAAGGCCTAACTTTCTTCCTAAAATGGTTAGAGTTGGTCAGTGTACCTCCTATTCCTTTATCAAGGTACCACTTGGCCTTCTTCTTGTCGCAGGTGCAGAGGGGCTGGCCGTCTGGAGCGTGTAGGAAGCAGTTGTCATAGAGAGGAGACTTCCTGTAAAacgcacccagcacacacacacacacaaagtacaaCAATGAGGCTAACCCAGCCCAGATCTTACCTGGAGTAtcccaacaataataataaaaatcacTTGTCTGGCagagtataataataataataatctccTCACCTGGCAGAGTAGCCCACACCTAATGGTTTCCTCTTGTTCTTTCGTGGGTCTGGAACTTGCTGGTCTCCAGACACTGGGCTCTCCATCGTGGGTTTCCTGCTGCGTcgtttcctctccccttccttgtcatccccctctcctccggccCTGGCCCTGAAGGGCACGTCCACCAGGCCCTGGCAGCGCCCCCACAGCTGGGTGTGGACACTGCCATCGTCGTCCAAGGCCTGGACCTCTGAGCTGAGGCCCAGGAGGTGGAAAAACAGGGCGATGGAGACCTGGGCGTCCCGGGCAGCATAGGCCATCTAGGGTCAAGTGAACCACAAATCAGTGAACCGCCAATGTTTATCCGATGGCCCATCTAGTTTTACTACCCAGAATAATCTGGTTTATACCTTTGGCTCTCCATTGTTGATTTGAAATGTGCTCTATGAATAAAtgactggttgactgactgGTAAGGGTCAAGGGTCGAAGCTATAGCAACCTGCTCCAGGATTGTTGCTAAAGCTACCTGCTCCAGGGTGAGGGTGCTGAAGGGTTGTTGCTATGGCTACCTGCTCCAGGGTTGTTGGTATAGCTACCTGGTCCAGGGTCAGTGTGCTGTGGGATTGTTGCTATGGCTACCTGCTCCAGAGTCATTGCTATAGCTACCTGCTCCAGGGTGAGTCTGTCGGCCTCCCAGTCACTGCAGCGCAGCTCTAGAGATTTGTCCAGAGAGACACTGAGGAGGTCTGCTGCCAGAGACTTCAGACTCAAGCCGTTGTTCAGCACCACCtgcctgtacacaaacacactatatatataaatatatatatctctagctgtcatgcatgcacacacacacttttgtctCAGCAGGGTCAAAGtggtctccatccatccacacacacagtacttgaGCTGGCCGGGTTAGGAGCCAGAACGCGGGCGTACTTCTGTCTCAAGGCGAGGTATCTCAGGTCCAGGGTGCAGCCCAGGGACAGGCCGTAGTCTCGGGTCAGTCGCTTGCCATCCTCGTAGCAGCCGACGCCCACCTTTAAGACCCGTGGGTCGCGAAGGACCTCCGTGAGGCTGAGGGGCAGGGCCTGCTGGCCGCCACGGAAGGGCTGCAGGCGCACCAGGACACAGCGGCCCGAGTAGGACGCCATCTGGAGGAGGGACACGGCCGAGGCGCGGCCCTTCACGGACACctggggaggggaacaggagggcAGGACCCGTGTCAGGTTAGAATCCCTCACAGCACTGATTGGTTTCCTTGGCCTTTTCTGGAGGACATGCAAAAGGTATCCTTACGCCGTTGAACTTAACCCATTCGCAGTCCAGTCCCAGGACAGGGAAGAGAGCTAGGTCGCTCTGCAGCGAAGGCCACAGCTTGTCCCAGTCCTCCTGGGAGTTCACCATCACTGGGGTCCCCCCCAGCAGCTGCtctgggcagggcagggaggcgggCAGCCTTGAGGGCTGGCGCTCCACCACCAGGGGGGCAGGCTCCGGCGTGATGGGTTCTTCCAGGGAACCCGCCTCCTTCCGTCCCTGCGGAagtgtcttcttcttctgtgccCGCAGGGTGCGCCATATGAGCAGACCTCCTAATGCTGCCCCCAGCAGTGTCACAACTGCTGTGGTTATGGGGCTGTGTCGGGACATCTTGCTTTCTGActagtggagggagggggtgtcttGGGTGATGCTGTGTGATTGTGAAGGGCtggtctttaaaaaaaaaaaaaaaaaaaaaacacacacaaatgaagaaAACAGGCATGTAGGGGTTGTGTGTTAATTAGGCTACAAGGTTCAAGTCATCGGTGTAGTTAAAACACTTTACAACTTTCAGTTACAATGTTTACCAACTTCTGTCCGATGTCAATACCATCACACGTTGAAGTTATAACTGACGTGGGTTGCTAGTCACGTCATGCGTAACCCGCATCAAGTCAAGGCAACACATTCATGATGAGGCCAGTGTTAAACAGAGAGCAAGAAGTATCCAGGACGATGAAGCGCAAGTCATTTCATTTGGTTGGTGTCATCAGTTTCAATACATGTACGTGCGAATTGGT encodes the following:
- the exd2 gene encoding exonuclease 3'-5' domain-containing protein 2 isoform X1, with translation MSRHSPITTAVVTLLGAALGGLLIWRTLRAQKKKTLPQGRKEAGSLEEPITPEPAPLVVERQPSRLPASLPCPEQLLGGTPVMVNSQEDWDKLWPSLQSDLALFPVLGLDCEWVKFNGVSVKGRASAVSLLQMASYSGRCVLVRLQPFRGGQQALPLSLTEVLRDPRVLKVGVGCYEDGKRLTRDYGLSLGCTLDLRYLALRQKQVVLNNGLSLKSLAADLLSVSLDKSLELRCSDWEADRLTLEQMAYAARDAQVSIALFFHLLGLSSEVQALDDDGSVHTQLWGRCQGLVDVPFRARAGGEGDDKEGERKRRSRKPTMESPVSGDQQVPDPRKNKRKPLGVGYSARKSPLYDNCFLHAPDGQPLCTCDKKKAKWYLDKGIGELLSEDPFIVRLLFEPSGRPDSQQDYYLTAKENLCVVCGKADSYIRKNIVPHEYRRHFPTEMKDHNSHDILLLCTSCHAASNVYDGFLKQQLAEEHSAPQGCEEGVRTLEDSERRRVRSAARALLTAGEGLPEARRDELRAVIRGFYGSEEGEVGEEALQEAAGLETRIFNESYVAHGLKVVQAHAAGGLRGLMDLERRWRQHFLSAMQPRHLPPLWAVDHNHDKFLRKYGEDLPIQLN
- the exd2 gene encoding exonuclease 3'-5' domain-containing protein 2 isoform X2; this encodes MSRHSPITTAVVTLLGAALGGLLIWRTLRAQKKKTLPQGRKEAGSLEEPITPEPAPLVVERQPSRLPASLPCPEQLLGGTPVMVNSQEDWDKLWPSLQSDLALFPVLGLDCEWVSVKGRASAVSLLQMASYSGRCVLVRLQPFRGGQQALPLSLTEVLRDPRVLKVGVGCYEDGKRLTRDYGLSLGCTLDLRYLALRQKQVVLNNGLSLKSLAADLLSVSLDKSLELRCSDWEADRLTLEQMAYAARDAQVSIALFFHLLGLSSEVQALDDDGSVHTQLWGRCQGLVDVPFRARAGGEGDDKEGERKRRSRKPTMESPVSGDQQVPDPRKNKRKPLGVGYSARKSPLYDNCFLHAPDGQPLCTCDKKKAKWYLDKGIGELLSEDPFIVRLLFEPSGRPDSQQDYYLTAKENLCVVCGKADSYIRKNIVPHEYRRHFPTEMKDHNSHDILLLCTSCHAASNVYDGFLKQQLAEEHSAPQGCEEGVRTLEDSERRRVRSAARALLTAGEGLPEARRDELRAVIRGFYGSEEGEVGEEALQEAAGLETRIFNESYVAHGLKVVQAHAAGGLRGLMDLERRWRQHFLSAMQPRHLPPLWAVDHNHDKFLRKYGEDLPIQLN